A region from the Sphingomonas brevis genome encodes:
- a CDS encoding multidrug effflux MFS transporter codes for MFDTAFNDHKKRPGSREMTAMLAGLMALNAFAIDAMIPALPDIGRSLNVAQENDRQLVVIAYFIGFASTQLFWGPLADRFGRKPILAAGIILYGVFATLCAFAGSFPLLIAGRVAMGASAAVTRVLVVAMVRDLFEAEAMARVMSLVFMVFMLVPVLAPNIGQAILLVASWRAIFLVLAAYALTMLTWTSLRLPETLHPEYRRSLKFGDMARAIGQTVRERQSRGYTLALTVTFSALIAYISSIQQIIFDVFKTPHLIGLVFAAIAAPMALASWFNSRIVERFGLRRVGHTASLCLAIVTIAHATLALSGGETLGSFIVLQGLTMACFSLTSSNLGTLAMEHMAPIAGTASSVQGVTGTLGAAILGFLIGRSFDGTATPFIVGTAICTSLGFLLIVLTEPKRLFAPIEADPDEQEAARESTALPEDLC; via the coding sequence ATGTTTGACACCGCCTTCAACGACCATAAGAAGCGGCCCGGATCGCGAGAGATGACCGCAATGCTCGCGGGGCTGATGGCGCTCAACGCCTTTGCCATCGACGCGATGATCCCGGCGCTGCCGGACATCGGCCGTTCGCTCAATGTGGCGCAAGAGAATGACCGCCAGTTGGTGGTGATTGCCTATTTCATCGGTTTTGCCTCGACCCAGCTATTCTGGGGCCCGCTGGCCGACCGGTTCGGGCGCAAGCCGATCCTTGCCGCCGGAATCATCCTCTATGGCGTGTTCGCGACGCTATGTGCCTTTGCCGGCAGCTTCCCGCTGCTGATTGCCGGTCGCGTAGCGATGGGTGCCTCGGCCGCGGTCACGCGCGTGCTCGTTGTGGCAATGGTCCGGGATCTGTTCGAAGCCGAAGCCATGGCCCGGGTGATGAGCCTGGTGTTCATGGTATTCATGCTGGTGCCGGTGCTGGCGCCCAACATCGGCCAGGCAATTCTGCTGGTCGCTTCATGGCGGGCAATCTTCCTGGTGCTCGCGGCCTATGCGCTCACCATGCTGACCTGGACATCGCTCAGGCTGCCCGAGACGCTGCATCCTGAATACCGCCGGTCCTTGAAGTTTGGCGATATGGCCAGAGCGATCGGCCAAACCGTGCGCGAGCGGCAGTCGCGCGGTTACACCCTGGCGCTGACCGTCACCTTTTCGGCACTGATCGCCTACATCTCGTCGATTCAGCAGATTATTTTCGACGTGTTCAAGACGCCGCATTTGATCGGGCTGGTATTCGCGGCAATCGCTGCGCCGATGGCGCTGGCGTCCTGGTTCAACAGCCGGATCGTCGAACGGTTCGGGCTGCGCCGAGTGGGCCACACCGCCTCGCTTTGCCTGGCGATCGTTACCATTGCCCATGCGACGCTGGCGCTTAGCGGCGGCGAGACGTTGGGCAGCTTCATTGTCTTGCAGGGGCTGACAATGGCCTGCTTCTCGCTCACCTCCTCCAACCTTGGGACGCTGGCGATGGAGCATATGGCGCCGATCGCCGGCACCGCTTCTTCGGTCCAGGGCGTCACCGGCACGCTTGGAGCGGCGATCCTCGGCTTTCTGATCGGACGCAGTTTCGACGGGACGGCAACACCATTCATCGTCGGCACGGCGATCTGCACCAGCCTTGGCTTCCTGCTGATCGTGCTGACCGAGCCGAAGCGGCTGTTCGCCCCGATCGAGGCCGATCCCGACGAGCAGGAGGCAGCCAGGGAATCGACAGCGCTGCCCGAGGACCTTTGCTAG